One genomic region from Campylobacter sp. RM5004 encodes:
- a CDS encoding ABC transporter permease: protein MWHIINALILRELKTRFGKNETLGYIWVIFEPMMHILFMLIIFTMIRDKVLPQVPFSLFLISGMVPFFMFRNIVNFIMNGIDANRSLFTYKPVRPIHVFLARALLEGIIYFIAFCILIIITGYFLDYNVKPNNLIYSLLIFIWTVIFAFSLGLLFAVLFHGKDIIKNVINYLLAIMYFSSAIIFPLWIIPNQLIDFLAYNPILHIIELFKENYFETYPVVAQINIEYPLLCTLVLLFFSLGIYYKRRVELGTA from the coding sequence ATGTGGCATATCATAAACGCGCTTATTTTAAGGGAACTTAAAACTAGATTTGGTAAAAATGAAACCTTAGGATATATTTGGGTTATATTTGAACCTATGATGCACATTTTATTTATGCTAATAATTTTTACAATGATTAGAGATAAGGTCTTGCCACAAGTTCCATTTTCACTATTTTTAATATCAGGAATGGTTCCGTTTTTTATGTTTAGAAATATTGTTAATTTTATAATGAATGGAATTGATGCAAACAGAAGTTTATTTACATATAAACCAGTTAGACCCATACATGTTTTCTTGGCAAGAGCATTGCTTGAAGGTATAATTTACTTTATAGCTTTTTGTATATTGATAATCATTACTGGATACTTCTTAGATTATAATGTAAAACCAAATAATTTAATTTATTCGCTGTTAATTTTTATATGGACTGTAATTTTTGCATTTTCACTAGGTTTATTGTTTGCTGTATTGTTCCATGGTAAAGATATAATAAAGAATGTAATAAATTATTTGTTGGCTATAATGTATTTTAGCTCTGCAATTATTTTTCCGTTATGGATAATACCTAATCAGCTTATTGATTTTCTAGCTTATAATCCAATTTTACATATAATTGAGCTATTTAAAGAAAATTATTTTGAAACCTACCCTGTTGTAGCACAAATAAATATTGAATATCCTTTGCTTTGTACCTTGGTATTATTATTCTTTAGCCTTGGAATATATTATAAAAGAAGAGTGGAGCTAGGAACTGCATGA
- a CDS encoding ABC transporter ATP-binding protein → MIKLENITKYFVLNNKKRHYIFKDLNFTFPDNCSIGLMGKNGAGKSTMLRILGGLDIPNRGKVIVDKSISWPVGFAGGFQGSLSARDNIKFIARVYGYKGEALKEKIEYVKEFAELGDYFDEPIRSYSSGMRSRISFGLSMAFDFDYYLIDEAGAVGDPSFRAKSRATYEEKLSKSKVIMVSHDINEIKTWCDKIVFLENGTATIYDDVEVGINKYKESC, encoded by the coding sequence ATGATTAAGCTTGAAAATATTACAAAATACTTTGTTTTAAATAATAAAAAAAGGCACTATATTTTCAAAGATTTAAATTTCACTTTTCCTGATAATTGTTCTATCGGACTAATGGGTAAAAATGGTGCTGGAAAATCTACTATGCTTAGAATCTTAGGTGGTCTTGATATTCCTAATCGTGGAAAAGTTATAGTAGATAAAAGCATTTCATGGCCAGTTGGCTTTGCAGGTGGATTTCAAGGAAGCCTTAGTGCTAGAGATAATATAAAATTTATTGCTCGTGTTTATGGATATAAGGGCGAAGCATTAAAAGAAAAAATAGAATATGTAAAAGAATTTGCCGAGCTTGGAGATTATTTTGATGAACCAATTAGAAGCTATTCATCGGGTATGAGAAGTAGAATTTCCTTTGGTCTTAGTATGGCATTTGATTTTGACTACTATCTCATAGATGAAGCAGGTGCGGTTGGTGATCCATCTTTTAGAGCAAAAAGTCGTGCAACATATGAAGAAAAACTCTCAAAATCTAAAGTAATAATGGTTTCACATGATATTAACGAAATAAAAACTTGGTGTGATAAAATAGTTTTCTTAGAAAACGGAACAGCCACAATCTATGATGATGTGGAAGTTGGTATTAATAAATATAAAGAAAGTTGCTAA
- a CDS encoding capsule biosynthesis protein has translation MKKRIIKFITSFKIILLLSLISLIYFAFLASPRYESTAILGVKSTSTSTDTSSLIPIIGLTSSSKEDLMYLKEYINSYDMLTILQKDIDIKSMYEGKIDYELLLKDLDIKEDFLKYYQSRIKIVYDDLTGLLSVSVSAFNPEDAKKIADTILKESENFINEISHKIAREQMNFAKEELEKANLELSNIQKEINEFQNSNSMLDPITQAKTQSAIKTQIEEKIIAKEVELATLNSYLNANTPQVKALKSEINALKSQLKKESDKLTSKDKNDKLNYLAIDFSNLSFKLKFAEDAYKLALASYEKSRLEANKKLKQVIIISSPILSEIAVYPNVIYDVFSVFFILTLIFGIIKFTYSIVEEHRY, from the coding sequence ATGAAAAAAAGAATTATAAAATTTATTACAAGCTTTAAGATAATTTTACTTTTAAGCTTAATTTCCCTAATTTACTTTGCTTTTTTAGCAAGCCCTAGATATGAAAGCACAGCAATATTAGGAGTAAAATCAACAAGCACTTCAACTGATACTTCAAGCCTAATTCCAATAATAGGACTTACAAGCTCATCTAAAGAAGATTTAATGTATCTTAAAGAATACATAAATTCATACGACATGCTAACAATTTTACAAAAAGATATTGATATTAAATCTATGTATGAAGGTAAAATTGATTATGAATTATTACTTAAAGACCTTGATATAAAAGAAGATTTTTTAAAATATTATCAAAGCAGAATAAAAATAGTTTATGATGATTTAACTGGACTTTTAAGCGTTAGTGTAAGTGCGTTTAATCCAGAAGATGCTAAAAAAATAGCGGATACTATTTTAAAAGAAAGCGAAAATTTCATAAACGAAATATCACACAAAATAGCAAGAGAACAAATGAATTTTGCCAAAGAAGAATTAGAAAAAGCTAACCTTGAATTAAGTAATATTCAAAAAGAAATAAATGAATTTCAGAATTCAAATTCTATGCTTGATCCAATAACTCAAGCAAAAACTCAATCAGCAATAAAAACTCAAATAGAAGAAAAAATAATAGCAAAAGAAGTAGAATTAGCTACGCTAAATAGCTATCTTAATGCAAATACTCCACAAGTTAAAGCTTTAAAATCAGAAATAAACGCACTAAAATCACAGCTAAAAAAAGAAAGTGATAAATTAACTTCAAAAGATAAAAACGATAAATTAAATTACTTAGCAATTGATTTTAGCAACCTTAGCTTTAAACTAAAATTTGCTGAAGATGCTTATAAATTAGCCTTAGCATCTTATGAAAAATCAAGGCTAGAAGCTAACAAGAAATTAAAACAAGTGATTATAATTTCATCTCCTATATTATCAGAAATTGCAGTATATCCTAATGTAATTTATGATGTATTTTCAGTGTTTTTTATATTAACACTAATTTTTGGAATTATTAAATTTACATATTCAATTGTTGAGGAGCATAGATATTAA
- a CDS encoding polysaccharide biosynthesis/export family protein, producing MKKIFSILFTSLYLFAVDVSNLADTKETNVEVKAESNTFGAHLFSGNFKQFSKHIYNPDYKIAIGDVINIKLWGAVELQQKSSVDSQGNIFIPQVGVIHLLGISNKDLVNVIQNKVKQTYKSNVYSYADMDTYQNISVFVTGNVNKPGLYEGLISDSLIQYIDKASGINLEYGSFRNIEILRNNKLVKKIDLYDFLLNGKLDYSMFKNGDVILVHQINGYVSVSGDVLKPYRFELGVNLKTLQDLAVLANAKPTATNAIIKSYDENNKLLINAYKKSEFNEVLVKNADEVEFRPDYTADKINIKIEGEHNSLHSLVLDKGTTLQQALDLLNINDLSNIKAVQVYRKSVASLQKKLIEAQLKELETLALTTTSATSEEAKIRDNWATNILKFIERARNIKPKGQIVIDDEKLYSSIVLENDDIINIPSKNNLVVIQGEVALPGAFVHQEKLKIKDYLKMAGDINSRADKKRVLLIHANGKADKISLSSFSSDKNSKVYEGDSILVLPKVETYNLQVTSVISQILYQIAVATKVILDI from the coding sequence ATGAAAAAAATATTTTCTATATTATTTACTAGTTTATATTTATTTGCAGTAGATGTTTCAAATCTTGCAGATACTAAAGAAACAAATGTAGAAGTTAAAGCCGAATCAAATACCTTTGGAGCTCATTTATTTTCAGGTAATTTTAAACAATTTAGCAAGCATATTTATAATCCTGATTATAAAATTGCAATAGGAGATGTTATAAATATCAAGCTTTGGGGAGCAGTAGAACTGCAACAAAAATCAAGCGTTGATTCTCAAGGAAATATTTTTATACCTCAAGTTGGAGTTATACATTTATTAGGTATTAGCAATAAAGACTTAGTAAATGTTATACAAAATAAAGTAAAACAAACTTACAAATCAAATGTTTATTCATACGCAGATATGGATACATATCAAAATATTTCAGTTTTTGTTACAGGAAATGTAAATAAGCCAGGACTTTACGAAGGACTTATCTCTGATTCTTTAATTCAATATATAGATAAAGCAAGCGGAATTAATCTTGAATATGGAAGCTTTAGAAATATTGAAATTTTAAGAAATAATAAACTAGTTAAAAAAATAGACTTATATGACTTCTTACTAAATGGAAAACTTGATTATTCTATGTTTAAAAATGGAGATGTAATCTTAGTTCATCAAATAAATGGCTATGTAAGTGTAAGCGGTGATGTTTTAAAGCCATATAGATTTGAACTTGGAGTTAATCTAAAAACCTTACAAGATTTAGCGGTATTAGCAAATGCTAAGCCTACTGCAACAAATGCTATTATTAAAAGCTATGATGAAAACAATAAACTTCTTATAAACGCTTACAAAAAAAGTGAATTTAATGAAGTTTTAGTAAAAAATGCTGATGAAGTTGAATTTAGACCTGATTATACAGCTGATAAAATCAATATCAAAATAGAAGGCGAGCATAATAGCTTACATTCATTAGTTCTTGATAAAGGCACTACATTACAACAAGCACTTGATCTTTTAAATATTAACGATTTATCTAATATAAAAGCAGTTCAAGTTTATAGAAAAAGTGTAGCAAGCTTACAAAAAAAGCTAATTGAAGCACAACTTAAAGAATTAGAAACTCTAGCTCTTACAACAACTTCAGCAACTTCTGAAGAAGCAAAAATTAGAGATAATTGGGCTACAAATATATTAAAATTTATTGAAAGAGCAAGAAATATTAAACCAAAAGGTCAAATAGTAATAGATGATGAGAAATTATATTCATCTATCGTACTTGAAAACGATGATATTATAAATATCCCAAGCAAAAATAATCTAGTAGTTATTCAAGGCGAAGTTGCCTTACCAGGTGCTTTTGTTCATCAAGAAAAACTTAAAATTAAAGATTATTTAAAAATGGCAGGAGATATAAACTCAAGAGCTGATAAAAAAAGAGTATTATTAATACATGCAAATGGTAAAGCTGATAAAATTAGCTTAAGCTCATTTAGCTCGGATAAAAATTCTAAAGTTTATGAAGGTGATTCGATATTAGTTTTACCTAAAGTTGAAACCTATAACCTACAAGTTACAAGCGTAATTAGTCAAATCTTGTATCAAATCGCAGTAGCAACAAAAGTTATTTTAGATATTTAA
- a CDS encoding adenylate kinase, giving the protein MKKLFLIIGAPGSGKTTDASIIAKNENYTHYSTGDLLRAEVASGSELGKQINELISKGNLVPLKIVVNTIMSALKKAPSDVILIDGYPRSVEQMYALDEQLASSNEVNLSAVIEVYVSEQVAKDRVLGRARGADDNEEVFYNRMKVYTEPLADILDFYKAKNLHIQINGERTIEEIVADMSKEIKNRI; this is encoded by the coding sequence ATGAAAAAATTATTTTTAATAATAGGTGCGCCAGGTAGTGGAAAAACTACTGATGCTAGTATTATCGCAAAAAATGAAAATTACACTCACTATTCAACAGGCGATTTATTAAGAGCTGAAGTTGCAAGTGGAAGTGAATTAGGTAAGCAAATTAATGAATTAATTTCAAAAGGAAATTTAGTTCCATTAAAAATAGTAGTAAATACAATTATGAGTGCCCTTAAAAAAGCTCCTAGTGATGTTATTTTAATCGATGGCTATCCTAGAAGTGTAGAACAAATGTATGCTTTAGATGAGCAATTAGCTAGCTCAAATGAAGTTAATTTAAGTGCAGTTATAGAAGTATATGTAAGCGAACAAGTAGCAAAAGATAGAGTTTTAGGTCGTGCAAGAGGTGCTGATGATAACGAAGAAGTATTCTATAATCGTATGAAAGTTTATACTGAGCCTTTAGCTGATATTTTAGATTTTTATAAAGCAAAAAATCTTCATATTCAAATAAATGGCGAAAGAACAATCGAAGAAATTGTTGCTGATATGAGCAAAGAAATCAAAAACAGAATTTAA
- the ppa gene encoding inorganic diphosphatase, with protein sequence MDITKIKSGNAEKLNAVIEIPYGSNIKYELDKESGAIMVDRVMYSAMFYPANYGFIPNTLAADGDPVDVLVLNEYPVQAGAVIPCRLIGVLIMEDESGMDEKLLAVPVSKIDPSYDNIKSLDDLAPHKLAKIKNFFETYKALEKGKWVKVQDFKGIEEATKILEESIKNYK encoded by the coding sequence ATGGATATTACAAAAATTAAAAGTGGAAATGCAGAGAAATTAAACGCAGTTATAGAGATTCCTTATGGATCAAATATTAAGTATGAACTAGATAAAGAGAGTGGAGCAATCATGGTTGATAGAGTTATGTATTCAGCTATGTTTTATCCAGCAAACTACGGATTTATTCCAAATACACTTGCAGCAGATGGCGATCCAGTTGATGTGCTAGTATTGAATGAATACCCAGTTCAAGCAGGAGCAGTGATTCCTTGCAGATTAATAGGTGTTTTAATTATGGAAGATGAAAGCGGTATGGATGAAAAACTGCTTGCAGTTCCTGTAAGTAAGATTGATCCAAGCTATGATAATATTAAATCTTTAGATGATTTAGCACCACACAAATTAGCAAAAATCAAAAACTTCTTTGAAACCTACAAAGCATTAGAAAAAGGTAAATGGGTAAAAGTTCAAGACTTTAAAGGCATAGAAGAAGCTACTAAAATACTTGAAGAATCAATCAAAAACTACAAATAA
- a CDS encoding flagellar FliJ family protein, which produces MKFKQILNVKKQALQNAELDLNKAKLRKKSVENELELVKNEINKLKEPTTLNEMVLVNDFIQVNLLKQSQLKEKLNLCDKEISHYNHLYKRASLDYEKIKYLYEEELKQKKKALEKKQALELDEIATMRFFANSQSNN; this is translated from the coding sequence ATGAAATTCAAGCAAATTTTAAATGTCAAAAAACAGGCTCTGCAAAATGCAGAGCTTGATTTAAATAAAGCAAAACTTAGAAAAAAATCAGTAGAAAACGAATTAGAACTTGTAAAAAACGAAATAAATAAATTAAAAGAACCAACAACCTTAAATGAAATGGTTTTAGTAAATGATTTTATACAAGTTAATCTTCTAAAACAAAGTCAGTTAAAAGAAAAATTAAACCTTTGCGATAAAGAAATAAGCCATTATAATCATCTTTACAAAAGAGCTTCGCTAGATTATGAAAAAATTAAATATTTGTATGAAGAAGAATTAAAGCAAAAGAAAAAAGCTTTAGAAAAAAAACAAGCTTTAGAATTAGATGAAATTGCTACAATGAGATTTTTTGCTAATTCACAAAGTAATAATTAA
- a CDS encoding adenylosuccinate synthase, translating to MSKADILVGIQWGDEGKGKVVDKLCANYDFVCRSAGGHNAGHTIWVDGVRYALHLLPSGILHERCKNVIGNGVVLNPEVLITEMAQFDNLEGRLFISDRAHLNLNYHAQIDIAKEKFKGDNAIGTTGKGIGPCYADKISRSGHRVCELLEPEKLCNAILKDFVMNKPYLDALGVSAPDANELLANLKRYKEMLAPYICDTTRLIWKALDEDKKVLLEGAQGSLLDIDHGTYPYVTSSTTIAAGALSGLGLSPYEAGKSIGIVKAYTTRVGHGPFPTEDKTEQGERIGEIGKEIGVSTGRKRRCGWFDAVAVRYTARLNGLSELALMKLDVLENFDSIKICKAYEYNGEIIDYVPADLENVKPIYESVDGFGKIYGIRRYDDLPANAKKYIAKIEELVGVKIKMISTSPEREDTIIL from the coding sequence ATGAGTAAAGCTGATATTTTAGTTGGTATTCAATGGGGCGACGAAGGTAAAGGTAAAGTTGTAGATAAGCTATGTGCTAATTATGATTTTGTTTGTAGAAGTGCAGGTGGACACAATGCTGGTCATACTATTTGGGTTGATGGTGTTCGCTATGCGTTACATTTATTACCTAGTGGTATTTTACATGAGCGTTGTAAGAATGTTATAGGAAATGGTGTTGTTTTAAATCCTGAAGTTTTAATTACAGAAATGGCACAATTTGATAATTTAGAAGGTAGATTATTTATTAGTGATAGAGCTCACCTTAACTTAAATTATCACGCACAAATAGATATAGCAAAAGAAAAGTTCAAAGGTGATAATGCAATAGGAACGACAGGTAAAGGAATTGGACCTTGCTATGCTGATAAAATTTCAAGAAGTGGTCATAGAGTATGCGAGCTTTTAGAGCCTGAGAAATTATGCAATGCAATATTAAAAGATTTTGTAATGAATAAACCTTATTTAGATGCTTTAGGAGTTAGTGCTCCTGATGCAAATGAGCTTTTAGCAAACCTAAAGCGTTATAAAGAAATGTTAGCTCCATATATTTGTGATACTACAAGACTTATTTGGAAGGCTTTAGATGAAGATAAAAAAGTATTGCTTGAAGGTGCTCAAGGAAGTTTATTAGATATTGACCATGGAACATATCCGTATGTAACTAGCTCAACTACAATTGCAGCAGGTGCTTTAAGTGGTTTAGGGCTTAGTCCATATGAAGCTGGTAAATCAATAGGGATTGTGAAAGCTTATACTACAAGAGTAGGGCATGGACCATTTCCAACAGAAGATAAAACAGAGCAAGGCGAAAGAATTGGTGAAATAGGCAAGGAAATTGGAGTTAGCACAGGTAGAAAAAGACGCTGCGGATGGTTTGATGCAGTGGCTGTAAGATACACAGCTAGATTAAATGGCTTAAGTGAACTTGCTTTAATGAAGTTAGATGTTTTAGAGAATTTTGATAGCATTAAGATTTGTAAAGCTTACGAATATAATGGAGAAATTATTGATTATGTTCCAGCTGATTTAGAAAATGTAAAGCCTATTTATGAAAGTGTTGATGGGTTTGGTAAGATTTATGGTATTAGAAGATATGATGATTTACCTGCAAATGCAAAAAAATATATTGCTAAAATTGAAGAATTAGTAGGTGTAAAAATTAAAATGATTTCAACTTCTCCAGAGCGTGAAGATACTATCATTTTATGA
- a CDS encoding MMPL family transporter yields the protein MITLAICLGLSYYSTKIQVEAKSTSFFLEDDKDLKLFNESIKTFGSQDFLVLAYKSDKDVFNDIAKLQEIEKKLLKIKGIKSTLSILNAPLFLSDEKSINDGANLVKAKEEISKNEFYLGNLVSKDFLVADFLIFANNPDELIKTLKDFANENDLILGGMSVIASDMIAYVKSDLYVYGIGLFVLLSLAIFIFFRSFYFVFICMFICLISLFSTTGILALIGYNITVISSNYVALVLIITISVIVHLLSHFSELLNYNKYNDRTTNVRHTLLAKAKPSFFAILTTVVGFLSLVFSGIKPISELGVMMSIGISISLFLCYLFLPYLLLAKKDFKNVYFAKEPKILLFCAKTAIYHRKIVYFVCLIIIIFASISIPKLSAENSFVNYFKDSSDIKKGLLLIDEKLGGTLPLDVIIKFNDEDEKEEDEFAEFLEDNDKYYLTPSKVEVLKKVHNFLKEQEYVGSVLSLYSLLDFAKTINQGKDIDGFLLNILQNNLDESTKAQIIYPYYNEKTKEFRIGIRMIDSDKTLKRAKFLSDLKINLAKLTQDDNINLQVSGVMVLYNNMLSSLISSQVDTLNFVILSLFALFLIIFRNIRFSIIGIIANLIPISLLFAIIAFSGLSLDLMSITIAAISIGIGVDDIIHYVHRFKEEIKRKPLNEAIIASHQSIGSALYYTTCTIVLGFCLMMSSNFTPTIYFGLLTVLVMILLLCGSLFLLPSLIISLYFKGYFKNELSKKDLSA from the coding sequence ATGATAACTCTTGCTATATGCTTAGGGTTATCATATTATTCAACAAAAATTCAAGTAGAAGCAAAATCTACAAGCTTTTTTTTAGAAGACGATAAAGATTTAAAGTTATTTAATGAAAGTATTAAGACTTTTGGTTCTCAAGATTTTTTAGTATTAGCATATAAAAGCGACAAAGATGTTTTTAACGACATAGCAAAACTGCAAGAAATAGAAAAAAAACTACTTAAAATTAAAGGTATAAAATCAACCCTTAGTATATTAAATGCACCTTTATTTTTAAGCGATGAAAAAAGCATAAATGATGGAGCAAACTTAGTTAAAGCAAAAGAAGAAATTAGCAAAAACGAATTTTATTTAGGTAATTTAGTAAGTAAAGATTTTTTAGTAGCTGATTTTTTAATATTTGCTAATAACCCTGATGAGCTTATAAAAACTCTTAAAGATTTTGCGAATGAAAATGATTTAATTTTAGGTGGAATGAGCGTAATAGCAAGCGATATGATAGCTTATGTTAAATCAGATTTATATGTATATGGAATAGGGCTTTTTGTATTATTATCATTGGCTATTTTTATATTTTTTAGAAGTTTTTATTTTGTTTTTATATGTATGTTTATATGTTTGATATCTTTATTTAGCACAACGGGAATTTTAGCCTTAATAGGGTATAACATTACGGTTATTTCAAGTAATTATGTGGCTTTAGTTTTAATAATAACTATTTCAGTAATTGTGCATTTATTATCGCACTTTTCAGAGCTTTTAAATTACAATAAATATAATGATAGAACTACCAATGTAAGACATACTTTATTAGCTAAAGCAAAGCCTAGTTTTTTTGCAATTTTAACAACCGTTGTTGGATTTTTAAGCCTTGTATTTTCAGGGATTAAGCCAATTAGCGAGCTAGGTGTTATGATGAGTATAGGAATAAGTATAAGCTTGTTTTTATGCTACTTGTTTTTACCTTATTTATTGTTAGCAAAAAAAGATTTTAAAAATGTATATTTTGCAAAAGAGCCAAAAATCTTATTATTTTGTGCTAAAACTGCGATTTACCATAGAAAAATCGTTTATTTTGTATGCTTAATTATCATAATTTTTGCTAGTATTTCTATACCTAAGTTAAGTGCTGAAAATAGCTTCGTAAATTATTTTAAAGATAGTAGCGACATTAAAAAAGGTCTTTTATTAATTGATGAAAAATTAGGTGGAACTCTACCTTTAGATGTGATTATTAAATTTAACGATGAAGATGAAAAAGAAGAAGATGAATTCGCTGAGTTTTTAGAAGATAACGATAAGTATTATTTAACTCCTTCAAAGGTTGAAGTATTAAAAAAAGTTCATAATTTCTTAAAAGAGCAAGAATATGTTGGAAGTGTTTTAAGTCTTTATTCTTTACTTGATTTTGCAAAGACAATAAATCAAGGAAAAGATATAGATGGATTTTTATTAAATATCTTACAAAACAACCTTGATGAAAGCACAAAAGCTCAAATAATTTATCCATATTACAATGAAAAAACAAAAGAATTTAGAATAGGAATTAGAATGATTGATAGCGATAAAACGCTAAAAAGAGCTAAATTCTTAAGTGATTTAAAAATTAATCTAGCAAAACTTACTCAAGATGATAATATTAATCTTCAAGTAAGTGGAGTAATGGTTCTTTATAATAATATGCTAAGTTCTTTGATTAGTTCACAAGTAGATACTCTTAATTTTGTTATATTAAGTTTATTTGCATTATTTTTAATAATTTTTAGAAATATAAGATTTAGTATTATAGGAATAATTGCTAATTTAATTCCTATTTCACTACTTTTTGCGATAATTGCATTTAGTGGGCTAAGTCTTGATTTAATGAGTATTACAATAGCTGCTATTTCAATAGGAATAGGGGTTGATGATATTATTCATTATGTTCATAGATTTAAAGAAGAAATTAAAAGAAAGCCTTTAAATGAAGCAATAATTGCAAGCCATCAAAGTATAGGTTCGGCTTTATATTATACTACTTGCACTATTGTTTTAGGGTTTTGTTTGATGATGAGTTCAAATTTTACCCCTACAATTTATTTTGGCTTACTGACTGTTTTAGTTATGATTTTATTATTATGCGGTTCTTTATTTTTATTACCATCACTTATTATAAGCTTATATTTTAAGGGATATTTTAAAAATGAATTATCAAAGAAGGATTTAAGTGCTTAA
- a CDS encoding ABC transporter substrate-binding protein: MKKLLIVALSIASLYAYKLDTFKEDIAVDVGKIQGIFKSESANKSQDLFELLKDNLDIDLMTKLVLSKYANELSAEKLAEFKVIFIERLKKDFSSKIDLVKGSSLELVSTNIDDKKCQANMKVDYEEQTKEMVFKFRKVANECKLYDIDILNTSLITSYRAQFLDIIKQSGINALFEKLK, translated from the coding sequence ATGAAAAAATTACTAATTGTAGCTTTAAGTATTGCTAGTTTATATGCTTATAAATTAGATACTTTTAAAGAAGATATCGCAGTAGATGTTGGTAAAATCCAAGGTATTTTTAAAAGCGAAAGTGCAAATAAAAGTCAAGATTTATTTGAGTTATTAAAGGATAATTTAGATATAGATTTAATGACAAAATTAGTTTTATCAAAATATGCTAACGAATTAAGTGCTGAAAAATTAGCAGAATTTAAGGTTATTTTTATTGAGAGATTAAAAAAGGATTTTTCAAGTAAGATTGATTTAGTAAAAGGCAGTAGCTTAGAATTAGTTAGCACAAATATTGATGATAAGAAATGCCAAGCTAATATGAAAGTAGATTACGAAGAACAAACAAAAGAAATGGTATTTAAGTTTAGAAAAGTTGCAAATGAGTGCAAATTATACGATATTGATATACTTAATACTAGTTTAATTACAAGTTATAGAGCTCAGTTTTTAGATATTATAAAACAGAGCGGAATTAATGCTTTATTTGAAAAACTTAAATGA
- a CDS encoding VacJ family lipoprotein: MVKKIFLIFLVFVSLNANDFDDFEAEFEQNERVDKFYSYNRFMTDFNYAVYNMSLRPLSNIYNAITPPIVKKGVNNFFHNLGAPLRFISLYFSGEFKAGTAELGTFLGNTILGFGGILRPYKYEKESDFGLMLARWGVPAGEHIVLPFLGPSNVRDAFVLPFDYALKPSLYLTNNASISVSTLGLVDKTSNNYLLINEAYKSVNPYITIRDFYEKNRKELE; this comes from the coding sequence ATGGTTAAAAAAATATTTCTTATATTTTTAGTGTTTGTTTCTTTAAACGCTAATGATTTTGATGATTTTGAGGCTGAATTTGAACAAAATGAAAGAGTTGATAAATTTTACTCATACAATCGCTTTATGACAGATTTTAATTACGCTGTTTATAATATGAGCTTAAGACCACTTAGTAATATTTATAATGCTATAACTCCACCTATTGTAAAAAAAGGTGTTAATAATTTTTTTCATAATTTAGGAGCGCCTTTAAGATTTATTAGTTTATATTTTAGTGGGGAATTTAAAGCAGGAACTGCTGAATTAGGAACTTTTTTAGGAAATACAATTTTAGGTTTTGGTGGAATTTTAAGACCTTATAAATATGAAAAAGAAAGTGATTTTGGCCTAATGCTTGCTAGATGGGGAGTGCCTGCTGGAGAGCATATTGTATTGCCATTCTTAGGACCATCAAATGTAAGAGACGCTTTTGTTTTACCATTTGATTATGCACTAAAGCCTAGTCTTTATTTAACTAATAATGCTAGTATTAGCGTTTCAACTTTAGGACTTGTTGATAAAACAAGTAATAATTATTTGTTGATTAATGAAGCTTATAAAAGCGTAAATCCTTATATAACAATAAGAGATTTTTACGAGAAAAATAGGAAGGAATTAGAATGA